In Streptococcus sp. SN-1, a single genomic region encodes these proteins:
- the typA gene encoding translational GTPase TypA has product MTKLREDIRNIAIIAHVDHGKTTLVDELLKQSETLDARTELAERAMDSNDIEKERGITILAKNTAVAYNGTRINIMDTPGHADFGGEVERIMKMVDGVVLVVDAYEGTMPQTRFVLKKALEQDLVPIVVVNKIDKPSARPAEVVDEVLELFIELGADDDQLDFPVVYASAINGTSSLSDDPADQEATMAPIFDTIIDHIPAPVDNSDEPLQFQVSLLDYNDFVGRIGIGRVFRGTVKVGDQVTLSKLDGTTKNFRVTKLFGFFGLERREIQEAKAGDLIAVSGMEDIFVGETITPTDAVEALPILHIDEPTLQMTFLVNNSPFAGKEGKWVTSRKVEERLQAELQTDVSLRVDPTDSPDKWTVSGRGELHLSILIETMRREGYELQVSRPEVIVKEIDGVKCEPFERVQIDTPEEYQGSVIQSLSERKGEMLDMISTGNGQTRLVFLVPARGLIGYSTEFLSMTRGYGIMNHTFDQYLPLIPGEIGGRHRGALVSIDAGKATTYSIMSIEERGTIFVNPGTEVYEGMIIGENSRENDLTVNITKAKQMTNVRSATKDQTAVIKTPRILTLEESLEFLNDDEYMEVTPESIRLRKQILNKAEREKANKKKKSAE; this is encoded by the coding sequence ATGACAAAATTAAGAGAAGATATCCGTAACATTGCGATTATCGCCCACGTTGACCACGGTAAAACAACCCTCGTTGACGAATTATTGAAACAATCAGAAACGCTTGATGCACGTACTGAATTGGCAGAGCGTGCTATGGACTCAAACGATATCGAAAAAGAGCGTGGAATTACCATCCTTGCTAAAAATACAGCCGTTGCCTACAACGGAACTCGTATCAACATCATGGACACACCAGGACACGCGGACTTTGGTGGAGAAGTTGAGCGTATCATGAAAATGGTTGACGGTGTTGTTTTGGTCGTAGATGCCTACGAAGGAACAATGCCACAGACTCGTTTCGTATTGAAAAAAGCTTTGGAACAAGACCTTGTCCCAATCGTTGTTGTTAACAAAATCGATAAACCATCAGCTCGTCCAGCAGAAGTAGTGGACGAAGTCTTGGAACTTTTCATCGAGCTTGGTGCAGATGACGACCAGCTTGACTTCCCAGTGGTGTATGCTTCAGCAATCAACGGAACTTCTTCATTGTCAGATGACCCAGCTGACCAAGAAGCGACTATGGCACCAATCTTTGACACGATTATTGACCACATCCCAGCTCCAGTAGATAACTCAGATGAGCCTTTACAGTTCCAAGTATCACTTTTGGACTACAACGACTTCGTTGGACGTATCGGTATCGGTCGTGTCTTCCGTGGTACTGTTAAGGTTGGGGATCAAGTTACCCTTTCTAAACTTGACGGCACAACTAAAAACTTCCGTGTTACAAAACTCTTCGGTTTCTTTGGTTTGGAACGTCGTGAAATCCAAGAAGCAAAAGCAGGTGACTTGATTGCCGTTTCAGGTATGGAAGATATCTTTGTCGGTGAAACCATTACTCCGACAGATGCAGTAGAAGCTCTTCCAATCCTACACATCGATGAACCAACTCTTCAAATGACTTTCTTGGTCAACAACTCACCATTTGCTGGTAAAGAAGGTAAATGGGTAACTTCTCGTAAGGTGGAAGAACGCTTGCAGGCAGAATTGCAAACAGACGTTTCCCTTCGTGTTGACCCAACTGATTCACCAGATAAATGGACTGTTTCAGGACGTGGAGAATTGCACTTGTCAATCCTTATCGAAACAATGCGTCGTGAGGGATATGAACTTCAAGTATCTCGTCCAGAGGTTATCGTAAAAGAAATCGATGGTGTGAAATGCGAACCATTTGAACGTGTTCAAATCGACACTCCAGAAGAATACCAAGGGTCTGTTATCCAAAGCCTTTCTGAACGTAAGGGTGAAATGTTGGATATGATTTCAACTGGTAATGGTCAAACTCGTTTGGTCTTCCTTGTTCCAGCGCGTGGTTTGATCGGATACTCAACTGAATTCTTGTCAATGACTCGTGGTTACGGTATCATGAACCATACCTTCGACCAATACCTGCCATTGATTCCAGGGGAAATTGGTGGTCGTCACCGCGGTGCCCTTGTTTCTATCGATGCTGGTAAGGCTACAACTTACTCAATCATGTCTATCGAAGAACGTGGTACAATCTTTGTCAACCCAGGTACTGAGGTTTACGAAGGAATGATCATCGGTGAAAACTCTCGTGAAAACGATTTGACAGTTAACATCACTAAGGCGAAACAAATGACCAACGTTCGTTCAGCTACTAAGGACCAAACAGCTGTTATCAAGACACCTCGTATCTTGACACTTGAAGAGTCTCTTGAGTTCTTGAACGACGATGAGTACATGGAAGTAACTCCTGAGTCTATCCGTTTGCGTAAACAAATCCTTAACAAGGCAGAGCGTGAGAAAGCTAACAAGAAGAAAAAATCAGCTGAATAA
- a CDS encoding cell division protein FtsQ/DivIB — MSKDKKNEGKEILEELKELSEWQKRNQEYLKKKAEEEAALAEEKEKERQARMGEESEKSEDQESETDQEDEESAKEESEEKVESSEGDKEEEEIEESGSKEGEEQDKKATKEKAAKAKIPGLHILRALTILFPSLLLLIVSAYLLSPYATMKDIRVEGTVQTTDDDIRQASGIQDSDYTINLLLDKAKYEERIKSNYWVESAQLVYQFPTKFTIKVKEYDIVAYYVSGENHYPILSSGQLETSSVSLVSLPETYLSVLFNDSEQIKVFVSELAQISPELKADIQKVELAPSKVTSDLIRLTMNDSDEVLVPLSEMSKKLPYYSKIKPQLSEPSVIDMEAGIYSYTVADKLIMEAEEKAKKEAEEAEKKQEEERKRLEEEQKKQEEQSNRNQTTQRSSRR; from the coding sequence ATGTCAAAAGATAAGAAAAATGAGGGCAAAGAAATCCTCGAAGAATTGAAAGAGTTATCAGAATGGCAGAAACGAAACCAAGAATATCTAAAAAAGAAGGCTGAAGAAGAGGCGGCCCTAGCTGAGGAGAAGGAAAAGGAAAGACAAGCTCGAATGGGAGAAGAATCTGAGAAGTCAGAGGATCAGGAGAGTGAAACAGACCAGGAAGATGAAGAATCAGCTAAGGAAGAGTCTGAAGAAAAAGTAGAATCCTCAGAGGGTGACAAAGAGGAAGAAGAGATAGAAGAATCAGGGTCTAAAGAGGGCGAGGAACAGGATAAAAAGGCTACAAAAGAAAAAGCAGCCAAAGCAAAGATTCCTGGCCTCCATATCTTACGGGCCTTAACGATTTTATTTCCAAGTCTGCTTTTATTGATTGTCTCTGCCTACCTACTCAGTCCTTATGCGACTATGAAGGATATTCGTGTTGAGGGAACGGTGCAAACTACGGATGATGATATTCGACAGGCTTCAGGCATTCAGGATTCGGATTATACGATTAACCTTCTGCTAGACAAGGCAAAATATGAAGAGCGGATCAAGTCTAATTATTGGGTGGAATCAGCTCAGCTTGTTTATCAATTTCCAACTAAGTTCACTATCAAGGTCAAGGAATACGATATTGTTGCCTACTATGTTTCTGGTGAAAATCATTATCCTATTCTTTCCAGCGGTCAGCTTGAGACCAGTTCTGTGAGCTTGGTCAGTCTACCAGAAACTTATTTATCAGTTCTCTTTAATGATAGTGAACAAATCAAGGTTTTTGTCTCAGAACTTGCTCAAATTAGCCCAGAACTCAAGGCGGATATCCAAAAAGTGGAACTAGCCCCAAGCAAGGTGACTTCCGATTTAATTCGATTGACTATGAATGATTCGGACGAAGTCTTGGTTCCTCTATCTGAAATGAGTAAGAAACTGCCTTATTACAGTAAGATTAAGCCTCAATTGTCAGAACCGAGTGTGATTGACATGGAAGCTGGAATTTACAGCTACACTGTAGCGGATAAATTAATTATGGAAGCAGAAGAAAAAGCTAAAAAAGAGGCCGAAGAAGCTGAGAAAAAGCAGGAAGAAGAACGTAAACGTTTAGAAGAAGAACAGAAAAAACAAGAGGAACAGAGCAATCGAAATCAAACGACCCAGCGCTCATCGCGTCGCTAG
- a CDS encoding DUF3165 family protein — protein sequence MVYLIIGLLLLLLYVFATPESIKGTVNIVLVVFAFVALLILLMLSVLQIFQLPTEFFIAIAMLFLAYFSLRDITLMSVSKNKRR from the coding sequence ATGGTTTATTTAATCATAGGACTCCTCTTATTACTACTCTATGTATTTGCGACACCAGAAAGCATTAAAGGGACAGTCAATATTGTCCTTGTCGTCTTTGCTTTTGTAGCACTCTTGATTTTACTCATGCTGTCTGTTCTGCAAATCTTTCAGCTACCGACAGAATTCTTTATCGCAATCGCTATGCTCTTCCTAGCATACTTTAGCTTACGAGATATTACCCTCATGTCGGTCAGTAAAAACAAAAGAAGATAA
- a CDS encoding UDP-N-acetylglucosamine--N-acetylmuramyl-(pentapeptide) pyrophosphoryl-undecaprenol N-acetylglucosamine transferase: MKKIVFTGGGTVGHVTLNLLLMPKFIEDGWEVHYIGDKRGIEHQEILKSGLDVTFHSIATGKLRRYFSWQNMLDVFKVGWGIVQSLFIMLRLRPQALFSKGGFVSVPPVIAARVSGVPVFIHESDLSMGLANKIAYKFATKMYSTFEQSSSLSKVEHVGAVTKVSDQNTPEPDELVDIQTHFNPKLPTVLFVGGSAGARVFNQLVTDHKKELTERYNIINLTGDSSLNELSQNLFRVDYVTNLYQPLMELADIVVTRGGANTIFELLAMAKLHVIVPLGREASRGDQIENAAYFVKKGYAEELQESDLTLDNLEEKISHLLSHKEEYKTNMKASKELKSLADFYQLLKKDLS; this comes from the coding sequence ATGAAAAAAATTGTCTTTACAGGTGGGGGGACGGTTGGACACGTGACCCTCAACCTTTTGTTAATGCCCAAATTCATCGAAGATGGTTGGGAAGTCCACTATATCGGAGATAAACGTGGTATCGAACACCAAGAAATCCTTAAGTCAGGTCTAGATGTCACCTTCCATTCTATTGCGACTGGGAAATTGCGTCGCTATTTCTCTTGGCAAAATATGTTGGACGTCTTCAAAGTTGGTTGGGGAATTGTCCAATCGCTCTTTATCATGTTGCGACTTCGTCCACAGGCTCTTTTTTCAAAGGGTGGCTTTGTCTCAGTACCGCCTGTTATCGCTGCGCGTGTGTCGGGAGTGCCAGTCTTTATTCACGAATCTGACCTGTCTATGGGCTTGGCCAATAAAATCGCCTATAAGTTTGCGACGAAGATGTATTCAACCTTTGAGCAATCTTCAAGTTTGTCTAAGGTCGAGCATGTGGGAGCAGTGACAAAGGTTTCAGACCAAAACACTCCGGAACCAGATGAATTGGTGGATATTCAAACCCACTTTAATCCAAAATTGCCAACTGTATTGTTTGTCGGTGGTTCTGCAGGAGCTCGTGTTTTTAACCAATTGGTGACAGACCATAAGAAAGAGCTGACAGAGCGCTACAATATTATCAATCTAACTGGAGATTCTAGCCTGAACGAGTTGAGCCAAAATCTTTTTCGTGTTGACTATGTGACCAATCTCTATCAACCTTTGATGGAATTGGCTGATATTGTTGTGACACGTGGTGGTGCCAATACGATTTTTGAGCTCTTGGCCATGGCAAAATTACATGTCATTGTGCCACTTGGTCGTGAAGCTAGTCGTGGTGACCAGATTGAAAATGCGGCTTACTTTGTAAAAAAAGGCTATGCAGAAGAGCTTCAAGAAAGCGATTTGACCTTGGATAATTTGGAAGAGAAGATTTCTCATTTACTAAGCCACAAGGAAGAATACAAAACTAATATGAAGGCTTCTAAGGAATTGAAATCTCTAGCAGATTTTTATCAATTGTTGAAAAAAGATTTATCATAA
- the pyrF gene encoding orotidine-5'-phosphate decarboxylase, whose protein sequence is MREHRPVIALDFPSFEAVKEFLALFPEEESLYLKVGMELYYATGPEIVSYLKGLGHSVFLDLKLHDIPNTVKSAMRVLSQLGVDMTNVHAAGGVEMMKAAREGLGNQAKLIAVTQLTSTSEAQMQEFQNIQTSLQESVIHYAKKTAEAGLDGVVCSAQEVQLIKQATNPDFICLTPGIRPAGAAVGDQKRVMTPADAYQIGSDYIVVGRPITQAEDPVVAYHAIKDEWTQDWN, encoded by the coding sequence ATGCGAGAACATCGTCCAGTCATTGCTCTTGATTTTCCTAGTTTTGAGGCGGTCAAGGAATTCTTAGCTCTTTTTCCAGAGGAAGAAAGCCTTTATCTAAAGGTAGGGATGGAGCTTTATTACGCAACGGGGCCTGAGATTGTGTCTTACTTGAAAGGCCTGGGGCACAGTGTCTTTTTGGATCTCAAGTTGCATGACATTCCCAATACAGTCAAATCAGCTATGAGGGTCCTGTCTCAGCTTGGTGTGGATATGACCAATGTTCATGCTGCTGGAGGTGTAGAGATGATGAAGGCTGCGCGTGAAGGTCTTGGAAACCAAGCCAAATTGATCGCTGTAACGCAACTTACATCAACGTCAGAAGCCCAGATGCAGGAGTTCCAAAATATCCAAACTAGCCTGCAAGAGTCTGTGATTCATTATGCTAAGAAGACAGCTGAAGCTGGATTAGATGGTGTTGTCTGCTCGGCTCAGGAAGTGCAGCTCATCAAGCAGGCCACCAATCCAGATTTTATCTGTCTGACACCGGGCATTCGTCCTGCAGGTGCTGCAGTAGGAGATCAAAAACGCGTTATGACACCTGCTGATGCCTATCAAATCGGCAGTGACTATATCGTAGTGGGACGTCCCATTACCCAAGCTGAGGATCCTGTTGTAGCTTATCATGCCATCAAGGATGAATGGACACAGGACTGGAATTAA
- the murD gene encoding UDP-N-acetylmuramoyl-L-alanine--D-glutamate ligase, whose product MKVIEQFKNKKVLVLGLAKSGESAARLLDKLGAIVTVNDGKPFEDNPAAQSLLEEGIKVITGGHPLELLDEEFALMVKNPGIPYSNPMIEKALAKGIPVLTEVELAYLISEAPIVGITGSNGKTTTTTMIGDVLTAAGQHGLLSGNIGYPASQVAQTASDKDTLVMELSSFQLMGVQEFHPEIAVITNLMPTHIDYHGSFEEYVAAKWNIQNKMTASDFLVLNFNQDLAKELASKTQATVVPFSTQEKVDGAYLEDGQLYFRGEVVMAANEIGVPGSHNVENALATIAVAKLRGVDNQTIKETLSAFGGVKHRLQFVDEIKGVKFYNDSKSTNILATQKALSGFDNSKVILIAGGLDRGNEFDELVPDITGLKKMVILGQSAERVKRAADKAGVSYVDATDIADATRKAYELTTQGDVVLLSPANASWDMYANFEVRGDLFIDTVAELKE is encoded by the coding sequence ATGAAAGTAATAGAACAATTTAAAAATAAGAAAGTCCTTGTTTTAGGTTTGGCCAAGTCTGGTGAATCTGCAGCTCGTTTGTTGGACAAACTAGGTGCCATTGTGACAGTAAATGACGGGAAACCATTCGAGGACAATCCAGCTGCCCAAAGTTTGCTGGAAGAAGGGATCAAGGTTATCACAGGTGGCCATCCTTTGGAACTCTTGGATGAAGAGTTCGCCCTTATGGTGAAAAATCCAGGTATCCCCTACAGCAATCCCATGATTGAAAAGGCTTTGGCAAAGGGTATTCCAGTCTTAACTGAGGTGGAATTGGCTTACTTGATTTCAGAAGCACCGATTGTTGGTATTACTGGTTCAAATGGTAAAACAACCACAACGACGATGATTGGGGACGTTTTGACTGCTGCTGGGCAACATGGTCTTTTATCAGGAAATATCGGCTATCCAGCTAGTCAAGTGGCCCAAACTGCGTCAGACAAGGACACGCTTGTCATGGAACTTTCTTCTTTCCAACTCATGGGCGTTCAAGAATTCCATCCTGAGATTGCGGTTATTACCAACCTCATGCCAACTCATATCGATTATCATGGATCATTTGAGGAATATGTAGCAGCCAAGTGGAATATCCAGAACAAGATGACAGCGTCTGATTTCCTTGTCTTGAACTTTAACCAAGACTTGGCAAAAGAATTGGCTAGCAAAACACAAGCTACTGTTGTACCATTTTCAACACAGGAAAAGGTTGATGGAGCTTATCTGGAAGATGGTCAACTCTACTTCCGTGGGGAAGTGGTCATGGCAGCGAATGAAATCGGAGTTCCAGGTAGCCACAATGTAGAAAATGCCCTTGCGACGATTGCTGTAGCCAAGCTTCGTGGTGTGGATAACCAAACCATCAAGGAAACTCTCTCAGCCTTTGGTGGTGTCAAACACCGTCTCCAATTTGTGGATGAAATCAAGGGTGTCAAATTCTATAATGATAGCAAGTCAACCAATATCTTGGCTACTCAAAAAGCCTTGTCAGGATTTGACAACAGCAAGGTCATTTTGATTGCAGGTGGTTTGGACCGTGGTAATGAGTTTGACGAATTGGTGCCAGACATTACTGGACTCAAGAAGATGGTCATCCTGGGTCAATCTGCAGAACGTGTCAAACGGGCAGCAGACAAGGCTGGTGTGTCTTATGTGGATGCGACTGATATTGCAGATGCGACCCGCAAGGCCTACGAGCTTACGACTCAAGGAGATGTAGTCCTTCTCAGTCCTGCCAATGCCAGCTGGGATATGTATGCTAACTTTGAAGTACGTGGCGACCTCTTTATCGACACAGTAGCGGAGTTAAAGGAATAA
- a CDS encoding amino acid ABC transporter ATP-binding protein, which translates to MSETILEIKELKKSFGDNPILQGLSLDIKKGEVVVILGPSGCGKSTLLRCLNGLESIQGGDILLDGQSIVENKKDFHLVRQKIGMVFQSYELFPHLDVLQNLILGPIKAQGRDKKEVTEEALQLLERVGLLDKQHSFARQLSGGQKQRVAIVRALLMHPEIILFDEVTASLDPEMVREVLELINDLAQEGRTMILVTHEMQFAQAIANRIIFLDQGKIAEEGTAQAFFTNPQTKRAQEFLNVFDFSQFGSYL; encoded by the coding sequence ATGTCTGAAACTATTTTAGAAATCAAGGAACTAAAAAAATCCTTCGGAGACAATCCCATCCTCCAAGGACTTTCTTTAGATATTAAAAAGGGGGAAGTTGTGGTTATTCTTGGGCCATCTGGTTGTGGGAAAAGTACCCTCCTTCGTTGCCTCAATGGCCTAGAAAGTATTCAAGGTGGAGATATTCTGCTAGATGGTCAGTCTATCGTTGAAAATAAAAAAGATTTTCACCTAGTTCGCCAAAAGATTGGCATGGTCTTTCAAAGCTATGAACTCTTTCCCCATCTGGATGTCCTACAAAACCTCATCCTAGGCCCTATCAAGGCTCAAGGAAGGGACAAGAAAGAAGTAACGGAAGAAGCTTTGCAATTACTAGAGCGTGTCGGTTTGCTGGATAAACAGCATAGCTTTGCGCGTCAATTATCTGGTGGACAGAAGCAACGGGTTGCAATTGTCCGTGCCCTCCTCATGCATCCAGAAATCATCCTCTTTGATGAAGTGACTGCTTCGCTGGATCCAGAAATGGTGCGTGAGGTGCTGGAACTGATCAATGACTTGGCCCAAGAAGGCCGTACCATGATTTTAGTAACCCACGAAATGCAGTTTGCTCAAGCTATTGCCAATCGGATTATCTTCCTAGACCAAGGGAAAATTGCTGAAGAAGGAACAGCTCAAGCCTTCTTTACCAATCCGCAAACCAAACGAGCCCAGGAATTTTTAAACGTCTTTGACTTTAGCCAATTTGGCTCATATCTATAA
- a CDS encoding amino acid ABC transporter permease, giving the protein MSVTIGISILSVLLSMMFGTVMGIIMTSHSRIVRFLTRLYLEFIRIMPQLVLLFIVYFGLARNFNINISGETSAIIVFTLWGTAEMGDLVRGAITSLPKHQFESGQALGLTNVQLYYHIIIPQVLRRLLPQAINLVTRMIKTTSLVVLIGVVEVTKVGQQIIDSNRLTIPTASFWIYGTILVLYFAVCFPISKLSTHLEKHWRN; this is encoded by the coding sequence TTGAGCGTTACGATTGGGATATCCATCCTGTCTGTCCTCTTATCCATGATGTTCGGAACAGTCATGGGAATCATCATGACCTCCCATTCTAGAATCGTACGATTTTTAACACGATTGTATCTGGAATTTATCCGTATCATGCCCCAGTTGGTGCTACTCTTCATCGTCTACTTTGGCTTAGCTCGAAACTTTAATATCAATATCTCAGGTGAGACTTCTGCTATTATCGTTTTCACCCTCTGGGGAACAGCTGAAATGGGGGACTTGGTACGTGGAGCTATCACTTCCCTCCCTAAGCATCAGTTTGAAAGTGGACAGGCGCTAGGTTTGACCAATGTTCAACTTTACTACCACATCATCATCCCACAGGTTTTGAGAAGACTGCTACCGCAGGCCATTAACCTTGTCACTCGGATGATTAAAACCACTTCCTTAGTTGTCTTGATTGGGGTTGTTGAAGTTACCAAGGTTGGACAACAAATCATCGATAGCAATCGCCTGACTATCCCAACTGCTTCATTTTGGATTTATGGAACCATTCTAGTCTTATATTTCGCAGTCTGCTTTCCTATTTCCAAACTATCCACTCACTTAGAAAAACATTGGAGGAACTAA
- the pyrE gene encoding orotate phosphoribosyltransferase: MTLAKDIASHLLKIQAVYLKPEEPFTWASGIKSPIYTDNRVTLAYPETRTLIENGFVDAIKEAFPEVEVIAGTATAGIPHGAIIADKMNLPFAYIRSKPKDHGAGNQIEGRVAQGQKMVVVEDLISTGGSVLEAVAAAKREGADVLGVVAIFSYQLPKADKNFSDAGVKLVTLSNYSELIHLAQEEGYITPEGLDLLKRFKEDQENWQNA; encoded by the coding sequence ATGACACTTGCTAAAGATATCGCTAGCCACCTCTTGAAAATTCAAGCCGTTTATCTCAAACCAGAGGAGCCTTTCACTTGGGCATCTGGTATCAAGTCGCCGATTTACACGGATAATCGTGTGACATTAGCCTATCCAGAAACTCGTACTCTCATTGAAAATGGTTTTGTGGATGCTATTAAAGAAGCCTTTCCTGAGGTTGAAGTGATTGCAGGAACTGCGACAGCTGGGATTCCACACGGAGCTATCATTGCTGATAAGATGAACTTGCCATTTGCCTACATCCGTAGCAAACCAAAAGACCACGGTGCTGGTAACCAAATCGAAGGTCGCGTAGCTCAGGGTCAAAAAATGGTAGTGGTGGAAGATCTTATTTCAACAGGTGGTTCTGTTCTCGAGGCCGTGGCAGCAGCCAAGCGAGAAGGAGCAGATGTGCTTGGAGTTGTTGCGATTTTCAGCTACCAATTGCCAAAAGCAGATAAGAACTTCTCAGATGCAGGTGTCAAACTTGTGACGCTTTCTAACTACAGTGAATTGATTCATCTAGCCCAAGAAGAAGGTTACATCACGCCAGAGGGCCTTGATCTTCTAAAACGCTTTAAAGAAGACCAAGAAAATTGGCAAAATGCCTAA
- a CDS encoding cysteine ABC transporter substrate-binding protein, producing the protein MKLFKPLLTVLALAFALIFVTACSSGRNAGSSSGKTTAKARTIDEIKKSGELRIAVFGDKKPFGYVDNDGSYQGYDIELGNQLAQDLGVKVKYVSVDAANRAEYLISNKVDITLANFTVTDERKKQVDFALPYMKVSLGVVSPKTGLITDVKQLEGKTLIVTKGTTAETYFEKNHPEIKLQKYDQYSDSYQALLDGRGDAFSTDNTEVLAWALENKGFEVGITSLGDPDTIAAAVQKGNQELLDFINKDIEKLGKENFFHKAYEKTLHPTYGDAAKADDLVVEGGKVD; encoded by the coding sequence ATGAAACTATTCAAACCACTCTTAACTGTTTTGGCACTTGCCTTCGCCCTTATCTTTGTCACAGCTTGTAGCTCAGGTAGAAACGCTGGTTCATCGTCAGGTAAAACCACTGCCAAGGCTCGCACAATCGATGAAATCAAAAAAAGCGGTGAACTGCGAATCGCCGTGTTTGGAGATAAGAAACCTTTTGGTTACGTTGACAATGACGGTTCTTACCAAGGTTACGATATTGAGCTTGGGAACCAACTGGCACAAGATCTTGGCGTGAAGGTTAAATACGTTTCCGTCGATGCTGCTAACCGTGCTGAATACTTGATTTCAAACAAGGTAGATATTACTCTTGCCAACTTTACGGTGACTGACGAACGCAAGAAACAAGTTGATTTTGCCCTTCCTTACATGAAAGTTTCTCTTGGTGTCGTATCACCTAAGACGGGTCTCATTACAGATGTCAAACAATTGGAAGGTAAAACCTTGATTGTTACAAAAGGAACAACTGCTGAGACTTATTTTGAAAAGAATCATCCAGAAATCAAGCTCCAAAAATATGACCAATACAGTGACTCTTACCAAGCCCTTCTTGACGGACGTGGGGATGCCTTCTCTACTGACAATACGGAAGTCCTAGCTTGGGCACTTGAAAACAAAGGATTTGAAGTCGGAATTACTTCCCTCGGTGACCCAGATACCATCGCAGCAGCAGTTCAAAAAGGTAACCAAGAATTGCTAGACTTCATCAATAAAGATATTGAAAAATTAGGCAAGGAAAACTTCTTCCACAAGGCCTATGAAAAAACACTTCACCCAACCTACGGTGACGCTGCTAAAGCAGATGACCTAGTTGTTGAAGGCGGAAAAGTTGACTAA